Proteins encoded by one window of Juglans regia cultivar Chandler chromosome 15, Walnut 2.0, whole genome shotgun sequence:
- the LOC109013778 gene encoding mitogen-activated protein kinase 9-like isoform X1 translates to MGSGGTLVEGVRRWFQRRTDNYRNSNGSGTNTNTYNNQHAKNIVIDDSCGHVSSVSELCAQSSVVRKRKKGLKQGEEREEEEAPVGDFDTSCLKLVKVPKRTTNSKPGSMDSQKKGGLETEFFTEYGEASRYQIQEVVGKGSYGVVGSAIDTHTGERVAIKKINDVFEHVSDATRILREIKLLRLLRHPDIVEIKHIMLPPSRREFRDIYVVFELMESDLHQVIKANDDLTPEHYQFFLYQLLRGLKYIHTANVFHRDLKPKNILANADCKLKICDFGLARVSFNDAPSAIFWTDYVATRWYRAPELCGSFFSKYTPAIDIWSAGCIFAEMLTGKPLFPGKNVVHQLDLMTDFLGTPAQESIARIRNEKARRYLSSMRKKQPVPFSQKFPNADPLALRLLERLLAFDPKDRPTAEEALSDPYFNSLSNVEREPSSTQPISKLEFEFERRKLTKDDVRELIYREILEYHPQMLQEYLQGGDQTSFMYPSGVDRFKRQFAHLEEHYGKGERSTPLQRQHASLPRERVCAPKDETTDPKSEIEKQTAASVATGLESPPRSQQYENSENVNTDTQNGPSKPNHSARSLLKSASISASKCVVVKSRKDSEQEEPIVEDNDEAINGLLQKVATLHA, encoded by the exons ATGGGGAGTGGAGGTACACTGGTGGAAGGGGTTCGTCGCTGGTTTCAACGTCGCACAGATAACTACAGAAATAGTAACGGTTCAGGCACTAACACTAACACCTATAATAATCAGCACGCTAAAAATATCGTTATTGATGATAGTTGTGGCCACGTCTCTTCTGTGAGCGAACTTTGCGCTCAATCATCCGTAGTTCGTAAGCGTAAGAAAGGACTAAAACAAGGAGAGGAACGAGAAGAAGAGGAAGCCCCAGTGGGAGACTTTGATACGTCTTGCTTGAAGCTCGTTAAGGTTCCCAAACGGACCACCAACTCCAAACCTGGCTCCATGGATTCCCAAAAGAAg GGTGGGTTAGAGACAGAATTCTTCACAGAGTATGGAGAGGCAAGCCGGTACCAAATTCAAGAAGTCGTTGGGAAAGGAAGTTATGGTGTTGTTGGCTCTGCAATTGACACCCATACTGGAGAAAGGGTtgcaattaagaaaattaatgatgttTTTGAACATGTTTCTGATGCCACTAGGATTCTGAGAGAAATTAAGCTCCTCCGGTTGTTGCGTCATCCTGATATTGTAGAAATAAAGCATATTATGCTTCCTCCTTCACGACGGGAATTTAGAGatatttatgttgtttttgAGTTAATGGAATCTGATCTTCATCAAGTAATTAAGGCAAATGATGATCTTACTCCTGAGCATTATCAGTTTTTCTTGTACCAGCTTCTTCGTGGTCTGAAGTATATACATACAG CAAATGTCTTTCATAGAGATTTAAAGCCAAAAAACATTCTTGCTAATGCTGACTGCAAATTAAAGATATGTGATTTTGGGCTTGCTCGTGTGTCTTTCAATGATGCCCCGTCAGCAATTTTCTGGACT GACTATGTTGCAACGCGATGGTATCGTGCACCTGAACTGTGTGGCTCGTTTTTCTCGAAA TACACCCCTGCTATTGATATTTGGAGTGCAGGATGCATATTTGCAGAAATGCTTACAGGAAAACCACTATTTCCTGGAAAAAATGTGGTGCACCAATTAGATCTCATGACTGATTTTCTTGGCACTCCTGCTCAAGAATCTATTGCAAGG ATTCGGAATGAAAAGGCAAGAAGGTATCTGAGCAGCATGCGGAAAAAGCAACCAGTTCCTTTCTCCCAAAAGTTCCCTAATGCGGATCCATTGGCTCTTCGCCTACTAGAGCGCCTACTTGCATTTGATCCTAAAGATCGTCCCACAGCTGAAGAG GCATTATCTGATCCTTACTTCAATAGTTTATCTAATGTGGAGCGTGAACCTTCATCCACTCAACCTATATCAAAacttgagtttgagtttgagagGAGGAAACTGACTAAAGATGATGTTAGAGAGTTAATCTATAGAGAG ATTTTAGAATATCATCCCCAGATGCTGCAGGAGTATCTTCAAGGTGGAGATCAGACTAGCTTTATGTACCCAAG TGGTGTAGATCGATTCAAACGGCAGTTTGCGCATCTTGAAGAGCATTATGGTAAAGGTGAAAGAAGCACTCCACTCCAAAGGCAGCATGCTTCCTTACCTAG GGAGCgggtttgtgcacccaaggatGAGACTACTGACCCCAAAAGTGAAATTGAAAAGCAAACTGCAGCTTCTGTTGCTACAGGTCTTGAGAGTCCTCCAAGGTCGCAGCAATATGAAAATTCAGAAAATGTTAATACAGATACACAAAATGGACCTAGTAAGCCGAACCACAGTGCTCGAAGTCTGTTGAAGAGCGCTAGTATTAGTGCTTCCAAGTGTGTAGTTGTGAAATCAAGAAAAGATTCAGAG CAGGAGGAACCAATTGTTGAGGACAATGATGAGGCAATCAACGGCTTGTTGCAAAAGGTTGCCACCCTACATGCCTGA
- the LOC109013778 gene encoding mitogen-activated protein kinase 9-like isoform X2 → MGSGGTLVEGVRRWFQRRTDNYRNSNGSGTNTNTYNNQHAKNIVIDDSCGHVSSVSELCAQSSVVRKRKKGLKQGEEREEEEAPVGDFDTSCLKLVKVPKRTTNSKPGSMDSQKKGGLETEFFTEYGEASRYQIQEVVGKGSYGVVGSAIDTHTGERVAIKKINDVFEHVSDATRILREIKLLRLLRHPDIVEIKHIMLPPSRREFRDIYVVFELMESDLHQVIKANDDLTPEHYQFFLYQLLRGLKYIHTANVFHRDLKPKNILANADCKLKICDFGLARVSFNDAPSAIFWTDYVATRWYRAPELCGSFFSKYTPAIDIWSAGCIFAEMLTGKPLFPGKNVVHQLDLMTDFLGTPAQESIARIRNEKARRYLSSMRKKQPVPFSQKFPNADPLALRLLERLLAFDPKDRPTAEEALSDPYFNSLSNVEREPSSTQPISKLEFEFERRKLTKDDVRELIYREILEYHPQMLQEYLQGGDQTSFMYPSGVDRFKRQFAHLEEHYGKGERSTPLQRQHASLPRERVCAPKDETTDPKSEIEKQTAASVATGLESPPRSQQYENSENVNTDTQNGPSKPNHSARSLLKSASISASKCVVVKSRKDSEEEPIVEDNDEAINGLLQKVATLHA, encoded by the exons ATGGGGAGTGGAGGTACACTGGTGGAAGGGGTTCGTCGCTGGTTTCAACGTCGCACAGATAACTACAGAAATAGTAACGGTTCAGGCACTAACACTAACACCTATAATAATCAGCACGCTAAAAATATCGTTATTGATGATAGTTGTGGCCACGTCTCTTCTGTGAGCGAACTTTGCGCTCAATCATCCGTAGTTCGTAAGCGTAAGAAAGGACTAAAACAAGGAGAGGAACGAGAAGAAGAGGAAGCCCCAGTGGGAGACTTTGATACGTCTTGCTTGAAGCTCGTTAAGGTTCCCAAACGGACCACCAACTCCAAACCTGGCTCCATGGATTCCCAAAAGAAg GGTGGGTTAGAGACAGAATTCTTCACAGAGTATGGAGAGGCAAGCCGGTACCAAATTCAAGAAGTCGTTGGGAAAGGAAGTTATGGTGTTGTTGGCTCTGCAATTGACACCCATACTGGAGAAAGGGTtgcaattaagaaaattaatgatgttTTTGAACATGTTTCTGATGCCACTAGGATTCTGAGAGAAATTAAGCTCCTCCGGTTGTTGCGTCATCCTGATATTGTAGAAATAAAGCATATTATGCTTCCTCCTTCACGACGGGAATTTAGAGatatttatgttgtttttgAGTTAATGGAATCTGATCTTCATCAAGTAATTAAGGCAAATGATGATCTTACTCCTGAGCATTATCAGTTTTTCTTGTACCAGCTTCTTCGTGGTCTGAAGTATATACATACAG CAAATGTCTTTCATAGAGATTTAAAGCCAAAAAACATTCTTGCTAATGCTGACTGCAAATTAAAGATATGTGATTTTGGGCTTGCTCGTGTGTCTTTCAATGATGCCCCGTCAGCAATTTTCTGGACT GACTATGTTGCAACGCGATGGTATCGTGCACCTGAACTGTGTGGCTCGTTTTTCTCGAAA TACACCCCTGCTATTGATATTTGGAGTGCAGGATGCATATTTGCAGAAATGCTTACAGGAAAACCACTATTTCCTGGAAAAAATGTGGTGCACCAATTAGATCTCATGACTGATTTTCTTGGCACTCCTGCTCAAGAATCTATTGCAAGG ATTCGGAATGAAAAGGCAAGAAGGTATCTGAGCAGCATGCGGAAAAAGCAACCAGTTCCTTTCTCCCAAAAGTTCCCTAATGCGGATCCATTGGCTCTTCGCCTACTAGAGCGCCTACTTGCATTTGATCCTAAAGATCGTCCCACAGCTGAAGAG GCATTATCTGATCCTTACTTCAATAGTTTATCTAATGTGGAGCGTGAACCTTCATCCACTCAACCTATATCAAAacttgagtttgagtttgagagGAGGAAACTGACTAAAGATGATGTTAGAGAGTTAATCTATAGAGAG ATTTTAGAATATCATCCCCAGATGCTGCAGGAGTATCTTCAAGGTGGAGATCAGACTAGCTTTATGTACCCAAG TGGTGTAGATCGATTCAAACGGCAGTTTGCGCATCTTGAAGAGCATTATGGTAAAGGTGAAAGAAGCACTCCACTCCAAAGGCAGCATGCTTCCTTACCTAG GGAGCgggtttgtgcacccaaggatGAGACTACTGACCCCAAAAGTGAAATTGAAAAGCAAACTGCAGCTTCTGTTGCTACAGGTCTTGAGAGTCCTCCAAGGTCGCAGCAATATGAAAATTCAGAAAATGTTAATACAGATACACAAAATGGACCTAGTAAGCCGAACCACAGTGCTCGAAGTCTGTTGAAGAGCGCTAGTATTAGTGCTTCCAAGTGTGTAGTTGTGAAATCAAGAAAAGATTCAGAG GAGGAACCAATTGTTGAGGACAATGATGAGGCAATCAACGGCTTGTTGCAAAAGGTTGCCACCCTACATGCCTGA
- the LOC108980968 gene encoding wiskott-Aldrich syndrome protein homolog 1-like, translating into MDPTLPLPFPQPPNATPSFSDPTAIPAVVPATTEAQNHLAHAANPTLNPNLPPAANPAPPLNHSHPPYAEMIYAAIAALNERNGSSKRAIAKYIEQAYSGLPPSHSALLTHNLKRLKNTGHLVMVKKSYKLPRSDASSSAPPAPPLSGAPKSPGRGRGRPPKPKIAPGPILEPNAQPVLVALGLVDDPNAEPVAVKRGPGRPRKTGLVGQDGGPAKRGRGRPPGPRVGVKPRLMKKTPKPKSVTAVLGPNGLKRGRGRPPKSQLKTMVIPFAPNNVPAVAPVVNMPRPRGRPKKDAAAPVLPVYAADGVVGKFSGGPANVGKVRKPKKTTGRPVGRPKKNAAGLAISAVPDTQPIAYVDLKRKLEYIQSKVSEAVAVLKRQITNESAVAAIQELEGLAAMDIISAPLQVETQQPEQPPPPQQFQQLLHPPELPQPQQPQWLPHQQELLQSHLPFAP; encoded by the exons ATGGACCCGACGCTACCGCTGCCGTTTCCTCAGCCGCCCAACGCCACACCCTCCTTTTCCGACCCCACAGCCATCCCCGCCGTAGTCCCCGCCACCACCGAAGCTCAGAACCACCTTGCTCATGCAGCCAACCCTACCCTTAACCCCAACCTTCCCCCTGCCGCCAATCCTGCCCCACCGCTCAACCATAGCCACCCGCCCTACGCCGAG ATGATATACGCGGCGATTGCTGCTCTGAATGAGAGGAACGGGTCGAGCAAGAGAGCCATAGCCAAGTACATAGAGCAAGCCTACTCGGGCCTCCCGCCCAGTCACTCGGCCTTGTTGACTCACAACCTCAAGCGCTTGAAGAACACCGGTCACCTTGTCATGGTCAAGAAATCGTACAAGCTTCCTAGATCTGATGCTTCTTCTTCGGCTCCTCCAGCTCCTCCTCTTTCTGGGGCCCCAAAGAGCCCGGGCCGTGGTCGTGGCCGTCCTCCAAAGCCCAAGATTGCTCCCGGTCCCATTCTCGAGCCCAACGCGCAGCCCGTTCTTGTCGCTCTTGGGCTCGTGGACGATCCCAATGCTGAACCAGTAGCGGTCAAGCGTGGTCCTGGTCGTCCACGTAAAACTGGGCTGGTGGGCCAGGATGGTGGTCCTGCCAAGAGGGGTAGAGGCCGACCACCTGGGCCTAGAGTCGGAGTGAAGCCCAGGTTGATGAAGAAGACTCCAAAGCCCAAGTCTGTGACGGCAGTGTTGGGCCCTAATGGGCTCAAAAGAGGCCGCGGACGCCCACCCAAGTCCCAGCTCAAGACCATGGTTATTCCTTTCGCCCCGAACAATGTCCCAGCAGTAGCACCGGTGGTAAATATGCCGAGGCCTAGAGGTCGACCGAAGAAGGATGCAGCTGCACCAGTGTTACCGGTGTATGCTGCTGATGGTGTCGTTGGAAAGTTTTCCGGCGGACCGGCAAATGTTGGCAAGGTCCGGAAGCCGAAAAAGACAACTGGGAGGCCTGTTGGCCGGCCGAAGAAG AACGCAGCAGGATTGGCTATATCTGCAGTGCCCGACACACAACCAATCGCCTACGTAGATCTTAAGAGGAAACTTGAATATATA CAATCTAAAGTGAGTGAAGCTGTTGCCGTGCTGAAGCGTCAGATAACTAACGAAAGCGCTGTGGCGGCAATCCAAGAGTTGGAAGGGCTTGCAGCAATGGACATTATTTCGGCACCATTACAAGTTGAAACCCAACAGCCGGAACAGCCGCCACCGCCACAACAGTTTCAACAGCTGCTGCATCCGCCAGAGCTGCCACAGCCACAACAGCCACAATGGCTGCCCCATCAGCAAGAGCTGCTACAGTCACACCTGCCTTTTGCTCCATAA